The following are encoded together in the Desulfoplanes formicivorans genome:
- a CDS encoding general secretion pathway protein GspK: protein MNHKFFPAQQGSVLFLTLIVLSVLTVVVIHGMRTMQVTTAGATMFRNGIQAERLALSGIRLAQVLLYQDMVADRDNDQAVDTLLEDWARFPDTQNFVIPEITIGEIELEIVDEQGKFPINRLVDVQGDEDDVARTLVTLVSTMLRATDLGQEEARNLASYVVWGLKDWMDRDGQMSLPAELQDGQRVDVEELEECRNAPLSDVTEIRLVLELLGIAVDLVDFLYNGDRNTTPGLKDLVSVVHTDGVNINTAHPLILQALARDVEEDVVLPLAMAMDVYRRDAWNRDQLTRSDWYRALATEGSAFVTFPDTVTTSAWFAVRATGTVGAISRTGWAILHRNEQPALSQFIPKSVSVAQVQF from the coding sequence ATGAATCATAAATTTTTTCCTGCCCAACAGGGCTCTGTGCTTTTTCTGACCCTGATCGTTCTTTCCGTGCTGACTGTTGTGGTCATCCATGGAATGCGCACCATGCAGGTGACCACGGCCGGGGCAACCATGTTTCGCAACGGGATTCAGGCCGAGCGGCTGGCCCTGTCCGGGATACGTCTGGCCCAGGTTCTTTTGTATCAGGACATGGTGGCGGACAGGGACAATGATCAGGCCGTGGATACCCTTCTCGAAGATTGGGCCAGGTTCCCTGATACCCAGAATTTCGTGATCCCTGAAATCACAATCGGGGAGATCGAGCTTGAGATCGTTGACGAGCAGGGCAAGTTTCCGATCAATCGTCTCGTTGATGTTCAAGGGGACGAAGATGATGTTGCCAGAACCCTGGTGACCCTGGTCTCGACCATGCTTCGGGCAACTGACCTTGGTCAGGAGGAAGCCAGAAACCTTGCCAGCTATGTGGTCTGGGGACTCAAGGACTGGATGGACAGGGATGGGCAAATGTCTCTCCCCGCGGAGCTTCAGGACGGACAACGGGTTGATGTGGAAGAGCTCGAAGAATGCCGCAATGCCCCTCTCAGTGATGTGACCGAGATCCGATTGGTGCTCGAACTATTGGGGATTGCCGTCGATCTGGTCGATTTCTTGTATAATGGTGACAGGAACACAACACCCGGACTTAAGGATCTGGTTTCGGTCGTGCATACGGACGGGGTGAACATCAACACCGCCCATCCCCTGATCCTCCAGGCCCTTGCCCGGGATGTGGAAGAAGATGTGGTCCTGCCTTTGGCCATGGCCATGGACGTGTACCGGCGGGATGCCTGGAACAGGGATCAGCTGACCCGTTCTGACTGGTACAGGGCATTGGCGACAGAAGGATCCGCTTTTGTCACCTTTCCCGACACCGTGACCACAAGCGCCTGGTTTGCGGTTCGAGCCACGGGTACGGTTGGTGCGATATCCCGAACCGGCTGGGCGATTCTGCACCGGAACGAACAACCCGCCCTGTCACAATTCATCCCCAAGAGTGTAAGCGTGGCACAGGTACAGTTTTGA
- a CDS encoding PilN domain-containing protein — protein sequence MAETILGIDAGSSLIKMVRIERSMQGSVITGTAILQRDPDVDPAGDAQAGAHGSGQADAHDRLARVIAQAVADKDLASDRIILGLSSRQVFVRHLTFPFTSFSKISQVLDFELEGMLPLPIGDLVSVFTKQGKTRSGEQRVLTGSMSREELHSLIRAFRKEQLHIEVIDLAWHGMLALLDQEYGPVPDPLVVVDAGWSGTEVFLVSQGQIMEHRFVATGISSFSSGHQQTDAAIIELAEGDLATWSARIGSLIDLCMIGWANTAGTLADTRPEQIVLCGGGCLVQGLGSSLECAVQIPAQTMGELRKDFFQNITEHQAQASLLHHASGLALRARKQDAGFNFRIKEFAPLTTFRDRRQRLVHLGVCAVLLLGVYLFTLARAVHHQNQQLDMLEGQIRTRISEILPDVRKGMLPSQYVSILKDRLAVFDAENLDNEGPGGSAIEILQAISTLVNSSFKVNLDMLTLDGAKVRISGSADGFATVEAMKQRLQSSPFFAQVVIKGAKSVARDGTVQFTLELDRE from the coding sequence ATGGCTGAAACAATTCTCGGTATTGATGCGGGTTCTTCCCTGATCAAGATGGTTCGCATCGAGCGGTCCATGCAGGGTTCCGTGATCACGGGCACCGCGATCCTGCAACGGGATCCTGATGTTGACCCGGCAGGAGATGCCCAAGCCGGTGCACACGGTTCAGGGCAGGCTGATGCCCATGATCGTTTGGCCCGGGTCATCGCACAGGCCGTGGCAGACAAGGACCTTGCAAGCGACAGGATTATTCTGGGGCTGTCGTCCCGTCAGGTCTTTGTCCGTCACCTTACTTTTCCTTTCACCAGTTTCTCCAAGATTTCCCAGGTTCTTGATTTCGAATTGGAAGGCATGCTTCCCTTACCCATTGGAGATCTGGTTTCCGTGTTCACCAAACAGGGAAAGACCCGGTCCGGAGAGCAGAGGGTCCTGACAGGTTCCATGAGCCGGGAGGAACTGCATTCCCTTATCCGGGCCTTCAGAAAGGAACAACTGCATATCGAGGTGATCGATCTTGCCTGGCACGGCATGTTGGCACTTCTTGATCAGGAGTACGGCCCGGTCCCCGATCCCCTTGTTGTGGTTGATGCCGGATGGTCCGGGACCGAGGTGTTTCTGGTCAGTCAGGGGCAGATCATGGAACACCGTTTCGTGGCCACGGGAATCTCCTCGTTTTCCAGCGGGCACCAGCAGACAGATGCCGCAATCATTGAGCTTGCCGAGGGAGATCTTGCCACGTGGTCAGCCAGGATTGGTTCCCTGATAGATCTCTGCATGATCGGCTGGGCAAACACGGCCGGGACCTTGGCCGATACCCGGCCCGAGCAGATCGTTTTGTGTGGCGGGGGGTGTCTGGTGCAGGGACTTGGATCGTCCCTGGAATGTGCCGTGCAAATTCCCGCGCAAACCATGGGTGAACTCAGAAAGGATTTTTTTCAGAATATCACGGAACATCAGGCACAAGCGTCGCTTTTGCACCATGCAAGCGGTCTGGCCTTGAGGGCCAGGAAACAGGACGCCGGCTTCAATTTTCGCATCAAGGAATTCGCCCCCCTGACAACCTTCAGGGATCGGCGCCAGCGATTGGTGCATCTGGGTGTGTGTGCGGTGTTGCTCCTTGGGGTGTACCTGTTCACCCTGGCAAGAGCGGTGCACCACCAGAACCAGCAACTGGACATGCTTGAAGGGCAGATTCGTACCCGGATTTCGGAAATTCTACCCGATGTTCGCAAGGGCATGCTGCCTTCCCAGTATGTCAGTATTCTCAAAGACAGACTGGCTGTTTTTGATGCCGAGAATCTTGATAATGAAGGCCCAGGGGGATCGGCCATCGAGATCCTGCAGGCGATCAGTACGCTGGTGAATTCGTCCTTCAAGGTCAATCTGGACATGCTTACCCTTGATGGTGCCAAGGTCAGGATTTCAGGCTCGGCCGATGGATTTGCCACCGTGGAAGCCATGAAACAGCGGCTGCAGTCTTCCCCGTTTTTTGCCCAGGTCGTCATCAAGGGCGCCAAAAGTGTGGCCAGGGATGGAACGGTCCAGTTCACCCTGGAGCTGGACAGGGAATGA
- the rnhA gene encoding ribonuclease HI gives MNTPTERPHVNAYTDGSALGNPGPGGWGTILEHKGKIKELSGGFARTTNNRMEILAAIKALEALNRTASVDLYTDSKYLCDAINKNWIKGWMRNGWKTSAKKPVKNQDLWTRLVPLINRHEVHFHWVKGHNGHPENERCDELAKEAASGTQLPVDTGYEG, from the coding sequence ATGAACACACCAACTGAACGTCCCCATGTGAACGCCTATACGGACGGTTCGGCATTGGGCAATCCCGGGCCCGGAGGATGGGGAACGATTCTTGAGCACAAGGGTAAAATCAAAGAACTTTCCGGAGGGTTTGCCCGAACCACCAACAATCGCATGGAAATCCTTGCGGCCATCAAGGCCCTGGAGGCCCTGAACCGGACGGCAAGCGTGGATCTGTACACGGATTCCAAATACCTGTGCGATGCCATCAATAAAAACTGGATCAAAGGGTGGATGCGAAACGGCTGGAAGACATCGGCCAAAAAACCGGTCAAGAATCAGGACCTGTGGACCCGGCTGGTCCCCCTGATCAACCGACACGAGGTCCATTTCCACTGGGTCAAGGGCCACAACGGACATCCGGAAAACGAACGGTGCGACGAACTGGCCAAGGAAGCGGCTTCAGGAACACAATTGCCGGTGGACACGGGCTATGAGGGGTAG